CAGGCCGGCTGATTCGGAAATGGTCGGGGGTGACAGAAACagatggcattaaaaaaaaaaaaaaagtaaggtgGGCACCGCACAAAAACTGTAAAGACTTGAAATTTGCTTCTGATATTCATGCATTTTGAACCGGTTCGATACCGAATGCGGTCTTGTCTTCgaacagtgattctcaaagttccaTTGGCTTCTTCCTTCTAATGGTAgatgaattaaatgttcaaaatgtgccTATTGTgattttcaacatttctttaAACTCGTCAATCTTCATTCATTTGTAgattacagttcagttgtatttaacattAAAGTCCATTACATATTTTCAAACTCATTTAatcatatgtttttgtttgtacttttgtGTACCATATACATTGTCATTGAGTCATTATTCAAGAGCTTTTTTGAATTCCCTCTACTTAAGCGTGCCAAGAATGATTAAATATTACAATGGTGCACAATAACATTTTACGAATGAAATCTCTTCCTCGTTTTTAAGGAATCATTTTGCCGGTTATGTTTTTTaatggcccggtagcccagtggttagcacgtcggcttcacagtgcagaggtaccgggttcgattccagctccggcctccctgtgtggagtttgcatgttctccccgggcctgcgtgggttttctccgggtgctccggtttcctcccacattccaaaaacatgcatggcaggctgattggccgctctaaattgtccctaggtgtgagtgtgagtgtatatggttgttcgtctctgtgtgccctgcgattggctggcaaccgattcagggtgtcccccgcctactgcccggagacggctgggataggctccagcaccccccgcgaccctagtgaggatcaagcgggacggaagatgaatgaatgaatgttttttaatattcGTCATGATGGTGCTACTGCGATgtcaaaagtttgagaaccactgtcatAGAACTAAAGCTACAGGGCCTGAGGCAGGACAGATGGACCCGACCCCGGGCCCCGCCCCACAGTCGGGTCCGCCTGTCATCCGGACGGCAGACTACACACCCAAGGGAAGCCGGCCACCGTACCTGAATAAAATTCCCAGGAAAACACCTGACCACAGGAGGGCATCACTGCGTTACGCTTAGGAGAGACTACAACTGGTGTTAGAGCTTGACCCCACTTAGCCTCACACGTGCACACCAGGAAGGTGAACGAGCAGCAGACGTGCCTGGTAAGAGTGCGCAATGCGTCCAACGTGGCAGGAGGGCCCTGGTGGGGTGGTGGATAAAGGGTGggattttgggtggggggtccGCTGGAGCACTGCTGCAGATGCAGTTGCAGGCtaggaagggggggaggggggttgcttGGGAAGGCATGGATGGGGGACTCGGTAAAGGGGTGGCGTACGGCTCCAAGCGGGATGCTGAATGTACCGgaaacataaatgttttaagGTGACGCTACCGGCTGTTTTGACATTACCGGTGAGAGCATTCCAGCAGGATGGAGGGAAGCGGACGGCTCATGTTTGGCTGAGGGGGCGGCATTTCGGAGGAAGGGCTGGAGTTCAGAGCCCCTTTCACGTTGTGCGCCAatgctggcttttttttctgaaatcccCTTCCTAACCACTCTTACGGCTAAGACTAGGAAAACGGTGAGCAGGATGTTCTTGGACTCGCCCCAAGCCCAACATTGCAAATTTGACTCGTCGTTTCATTGTCGCGCTGTGCTAATCTCCGCCCTGTGCCTTTGCTATGTAGCTCTGTTTATATCAATTCATATTGATCAGTATTTCTACACCTTGGAAACTATTCAGAGGGCCTTTATCAAAAAGATTAATTGGGAATGTGAGATACAAAGCGGGCTTGTAACTTTTGCTCATTTCTGTAGCAGTATCGGAGGCATACGAGGACAGTTCGTTGTTGGCCAAAGCCACCTATTTGTATGCGTCAGTGGTCTGCGTGAAAGGTACTCTCAGATGCAACATAGCAGCTGTAAAATGGGAATAATGAAGACTTCGGATTGATGTGTAATTTTTAGTTTCTGCAAAATTGGCCTGTCGGCGCTTTGGTAATATAATAtgaaataatataataacatATATTAAAATATCTCACTCATATATTTTACTATTTGCCGTCCATACGGTCAATTTTCAAAGCAGATTATTTCTCCAAATTATAAATCATATGATTAAGTTCCAAAACCACTTGATGAGGAACCCGTCgggttcctttttttcccacacttcCTCTGATTGTCTGATAAGAAACCAGCTTGAGGCCACACGGTCGGGACATCAGCAACCAAATTTCCACCAATCAACATCATTTGATATTCTACCCGCGCGCTCGGTACCTTAATGCAAGCATCCGAAAAAGGGCTACGGTACAAACGCCAGAAATTGTTTGGTGGAAACTGGGTTTGAATCCATCTAGCACTCGAATCCTGGACCCTCCAACAGCAACCCTCAACCCTTGCAGCCAAACATCCGGGACCTCCCCCAGGGCCCGTTGCATCGGGGGAACCAGCCAAGTGCCATGACGAGCAAGATTAGCGGCGTGTACGCGCTCTCACCTATGTACTGTCCATTGAAATAGCCCTCACAGTCACAGTCGTCTGTAGAGAGGTAAGCAGGGAAAAGAAGGGATGGGTAAGCGACACGGGTGGAGTTCGGAAGAGGCGGGATCGGAATAATATAGACAGAATGGAAAATTGGCGGGATGGTGTGACTTCACCCAAACAACACAGAAAAATTCATCTACGCCCAGTTACAGGTGGGACAACATCGATATGGCGTGTATGACATCTGTTAGCACAATGGAATAGTGGCAAGCACATCTACCTCACACTTCCGAAGTTCTTTgaattcctcccacattccaaaacgatACGGTATCAGGTAACGATACCGTGCGATATGCATTTGGTAAAGCATTTGTGTGCCAACTTTTCTTTCTTCACGTTCATGGACATTGTGATGTATTTCCTGCCATCTACCAGTTATCGAGCGGTGTAGATTTCTGGCGATATCAAAATGATTGCAGTATCGTAACTCCGCAGTTGTTCCTACCCCTTATCTAGACAATACTCTGTACGCTCATCTGTGACATGATGGAAGTAgactatgacacacacacactcacacacaacgtCATACAATATTGTTACTATTATTTCGGTGGGGTGAGGCATTAGACGCTAATAGGTGTGGAAATATGCACGCCAACATGCCTTTGCCTTTAAAGCCGTGCCGATTGCGTTTGTACTCACCTTTATCGCACGCTTGATCGTCTGAGACAGTAAAAAAGACAACATATAATACATGAGAAgaacaacaacatacagtacacatgACGTCACTATGCTAGTCTAAGATGAAGGTGATTTTGTTTGGTTTCTAATGAGCGGAGAGGAAGTCTGACATCATTTTGTGCGAACTACgactattttattgttttaaacagTTTCATGTTAGACTGATACATTTGGCCTGGAGTTCATGGAATGTGTTTAGCCTTGTTTAATTTTGTCGGTTGATGACTGGTGGAGATGTTGATGACTATGTTAGCATCTTGCAATGGCCGCTAGCTATCGAGTAAAtgaagcttttttgtttgtttgtttgtttgtttttacagatTCATGTTGGACTGACAATGATGCCTCAGATGAGTTGTTCAGCATCATAGCGTTTCGGTAAGTTTGTCATGCTAGCCGCTAGCAAATGAGTTGAGAGTGTTTTTAACAGATTCATgtctaaaaacaacaaaaaagtcttcaCTCTGTtctatgttgttttattttgcgtCGGACTGGTTAATACTGGTTGATACTGAGTTTGATGTGACAAAAATCCAAATTGCCATATGCTGGATTTAAGGCGATAAAAGTCACGAGTGGGGGAAAAGCAGCGGTCAGGCCCCCCAGCTGGGGCAGGAGCAGGAATTAAGATTGGCAGAGGGTAGCTGCCATGTTACTAAACCAGGGTGGCCTCCCCCCACTGCTACTCATAATCGGATCGCCTGCTAGCTAACATCTCATGCTCTCCCTCAACCCTCAGCCCACACGGATTGAGCCACCGCACACCTGGCTGCATGTTCAtaaacaccccccgcccccaatggACCACCATAAGGAAGCGGGAAAGTGATCTATTTCAGCAGTCATCGTGACAGATAAGGATTCATTCATGTCATTATTAGTTCATATTTATGAAAGGTGTGGGAAACTTACAGGAAGGCGTTTTGGGGGACTTGGGATTGGGGAGTGTGCCCACTTTCATCCTGTATGCCAACCGCCTGGTAAGGAGAAAAAAGGGAGAAGCATTTGGGGtagtaatgtatttttatgttgaGGAGGCGGCCGTGATAAATAACAGCAGTGCGGGAAAGCTTAGGCTACAAAGAAAGCACAGAACAATACGCCGGGTTGCGTACCTCTCTTGGAAGTGTTTGGATGGGACAAGTCCAGCACGGAGGTTGCTATCACCCACTCGCTTGGCCTGCCACCACGTAGGGTCATCCTGGGTCACCACCTGCAGGATGTCGCCACGTTTGAAGGGAAGACCGGCCTCCTGGCATGGCGTAGCTTTGTCCTCCAAGGGGATGTAGTCAAACAAGGCTCTCAAGTACACCTGGGTGCAGTAGAAATTTATGTATCATGTTCGCTTTGTCTTATTGGAGCCTGACCCGGTCCGTGTGGTGTGATTGGGCCTTTATCTTATAAATCAGCTCTTTGGCAAGCTACCCGTCATGGAGGCTCACCTTGCTCTCCCTCAGTCGGTCTTCCTCTTTAATCGCGGGGATGATCTTCAGAGTAATGGAGCCCTGCGACTGTGACTGGATGGGAAGACGAAGAAGGAATCATTCAAATCAGAGGGAAGCACgaccatccatccgttttgaCTCACCAGCAACTGACTGATCTCATCGGGCCTCTTGTGGACCACCGAGACGCCGTTGACTTCCCTGAGTTCGTCTCCTACATGGACCAAACCTGCAAATAACCACAAAGATGACAgtgaagagaaaacaaaaatcagtcCCAGAGGGGTGCTCGGTGGGATTGATCTATTTGGGTCGACGGATCTGGATAGTCTCTTTGCTGCAACGAAACCCATGTTGCTAAAACCCTCGGGAGACTCGATGGCGTATTGTAACGTATGCATCTTTCTTTTCATTCTTTAGCCGTCTTTAACCTTCAAACGCATCTCTGTGCCTTTTATCATTCGATAGCGGTTTCGTCATTATCGGTCAGTTGGCTTCCAAAATTAGCTACAAAAAACAGCAATCGGATGAATAACGGAGACATGAGGAAATCATTCTGATGCAAATTCCATTCCAAATGTGTCAGGAGAATAGTAAACAGAGAAAATGTGCTAAAATTAGACCGTgatgtgcaaaacaaacaagctgCTAAACAAAATGCCTCTTGATTAGATGAGCATTGGGTTTCTAAAAAAGGATCACAGATAGCTCGGGGTTAGGTTTTGTGTTTGAGGTTAGGATGGAGGGATGGGGAATAGTGGTCGGGGTTATGGTTAGGAATTAGTTTGTAATCGTGTTAAGAGATAGGGGTAAGGGATCAGTGGCATAGGTTAGGTTTAGAGGTTAGCAGTGTAAGGTGAAGGATAATGATTAAGCTTGGAGGCTAGAAGGGTTCATGTTAGGGGAAGGGGTCACTTGACAATTTACCACTTCTGTCCGCTGCGCCCCCTCTCATGATACGAGCCACAATTACCGCCCCAGTGGCCTCGTCCCTCCTGATGGTGGCGCCCTGAGGTGTCGGCAACACACGCGGTATGCGATTAAAATCCGATCTGTGTGACTCTTGATTgcaccatttttcattttggtatGCGTCAGCACTGACCAAAGGTTCTTTGTTCTTTACGAGACGCACAATCTTCACCGACTCCTCCTCCAGGTCATCATCGTAGTCGTCTGGCAGGGGCGGCAGGACGGGATCGAAACTCTTCTGAGCTACCGTGTCGTGTACAGACAGAAGGGCCTGGCCGTGTGCCACAACACCGCGACTtcaattacaacaacaaaaagtgcatctgtgattgacaggtgaggAGACTAATGACAGATGTCTTACTTTGAGATGCGGTGATGTCAGCAATTGCAGCAGCTCCCTCTCCTCCGTGTTCATTGGGCGACTCTGCAATTCGTctgtcacctgtcaatcacaagcgcacacacaaatgGGCTTCCTGCCAAGCTCACTCAGAATTGAGTGGCCTGTGAGTGGTGAGCGGGGACCAGGTCAGCACTTTTGCCAGGGCTGCAGGATGCTGGCCCCTGAATGAGATGTGCCTGGCGATGactctgcacttttttttacagctttCAAACAGGTCTTGTAATGATTCTTGGATGGAGACCACTCAGGGTTATTACCTCCCCCAAGGACACTATTATgtcctttattattattgtgtatgTGCGCCTCCATGGCCATGCGTGAGTGTTTAATCGACTTACGTCTTCGGCTAGAGAGGAGACGCTATGCAGGACAGGGGTTGGACTTTGTCTCTCATACTGTCTCAACCTCTCATGGATCTGGAACAGAAATGTTAAATCATATGCCACATTGGATTTGCGTAGAGCATTTTATGTGTAAATATCGAATATTAGAGTGCTATAGAACAGGAAATATAGTTCATTAGATTCGTATAGGTGGCACAAAAAAGCGGCACGATTAATTGAAATTTAAATTACGATTTAGAGTTTGGTTTCTCTTGATCTGTAAAACATTATCCAGAAAAAAACGATGATTGTCCAGAAGGACGCAGTGCGTTTACAAGTTTCCGACGTTGTGAAAGTACCCTGAATGCACCGTGTAGATTGAGTGGCAGGTGTGCGGCGTATGTGATTCTGCCGTCTCTGAGCGTGCTTTAAGATTCAAGGTGTTTAATGACACACGAGTTGGAGTTTACTGCAAAAGTCAATACAAGACAAAGAGCATAGCATACAAATCCTGTACAACATATGCTAAAATCGCGCACAAATGGTACAGTCAATGGAGGAACCCTTTGAAAATGCGAACAGCAACTCGCATCGACTCCAGGTCTGATTTCCTTCAAATAACGAATTTTCACACCAAAAAACCGTGGAAACACACTTACCCGGGTAAGACTCTTCCCAAAGGCACAAATTGCCCCCAATGTATGAACGAGTTATCTGAATAGAGTTCAATCGCAACTAACTATGGTGTCATTAAAACGCGCAGTGATATTGTACTTGGTTCAAACGTACCTGTTAGCATATTTGAGTGTACTTGTACGTTTCATACTCGCAAATACGTTTAAATGCGTGTGTTTGCTACTCAAAAGTATTTTTACTTCACATTGGCAGCTGTACCCTAACGTAGCGAAGCAATTTTAAAGAGTGGTGTCGTGTTCATTTATTGGCTTCGTTTAAATCCTGCTGTACCCGCTAACGATGGACGTACGCTAACCAACACACATTTCCACGTGAATCGTGACATGGCACGAAATGCATTCCCTGAGATCCCAGGTTAACCCAGTCAGTTCCAAAACTTGTGGaaataactataataataataaatatgagaAGGAGTTACAGGTCATGCTTATTCAAGTCTTCAATGTATGTACCGGTGCAAGGCGTCACATTTGACATAAATACTTTGGTACTTTGGAGGTACAGTGTCAATTCTTAATAATGTTCTTCACCTTCATCAGGTACGCCAAGCTTCTCTCGCTGAAAACATCCTTGAGGAAGACCATGTCCTCCTTGTGGTTGGCATCGGGCCTCAGCTGTGAGGTGAGCAGGGCCAACGTCTCGTGGAGCCCTAaaaagacggcgacgaggaAGAGGATTAAGGAATATGATCGAGGCGGCCAAGATAACATCAAGGGTCTCATCTCACCTGCTCCTGCTGTGAGCACCGGCATGGCTTCTTTCATGGATCCTccaggtgaggaggaggagtaaACCTACCAGGTTTGGTCACACTTAACTTTCACAAagtgaaaatatgaaataaatgaacacatAGAAATGCACGTCTTAATGCTGAAGAGCTGATGCTTAACTGAAATGtagaattttaatttttttaatctaaaaggTGAGATTTGAAGCTGGGATGGTTTGGTTGCTTAGAGAAAACGGAAGGACTCTTGTTTTGATATGGCCCATACAGTGAAATGCCCATATTGAAATATGCCAGGACGTCTACGTCAGCAGCGCCACAAATAGACTCAGACACTCTCTGGGTAGCGATCCAACAAAAATGTACTCTGCACTCAAATCTCATTAACAGCTTAGCGGGCGGATCACACAAACATGATGGCACTCACCAAGGCATATGATTGGACATCAGATTTTCACGATCTGTctcaaaataaccccccccccccccccccccccaaaaaaaaaggttgtgatGTGAATACCAACAAGGACCTCCACCAAATCACAACGATCATAATGTGGAGCCATCAAAACGCATCAAGCTATGGTATAGTATATTCCTCCCAGGACAGAGGAAAAATTACACAGAGCAGCCAGTTCTCTCCCACACCTCCCTAAAAAGGCTCATGAACTAATTTCAGTCATTTGAGAAACTTCCAGAAGGAACATGAATTTTAGCGTAACTGAACATCTTTCCGTATTCTATACAGTCCagacatatatactgtacatgtgtagAATGATGATACCGTCATTTTGATTGCAATGTGACGCGATCGTATCTGAATAGTACATATCCAATTGACAAAGTATCGTGATCGTATCTGAATAGTACATATCCAAGTATGTTGAAAACACATTCTTTGTCACGTGCATCGACAAAGTATCGTGACGGTATGATGTCGCTCTTCCGTACAGCTACAGTGCTACGGCATTTTGTGCAATTGTAAACAGCTTGCGTAGTGAACACATGTCACGAATGAAGCTAATCCTCTTGTTTGCGCCTCATCGTCCTCACCGTCATCGTCATCACCGTGATCATGGTGGTCCCTAAAACAAGGGAGTGGTCCTTGCAACCCCGTGAACACGGCGCGAAACTACTGCACCCTCTTCCCCGCTGACATATTGCCGCTCCCCCATCCCCCGCTAACTCCTCCACCCTAGCCTCAGTCCCTCATCCCTCACGCCGCTCTTCCTCGCCGGCAGATggaggacacaaaaaaaaagggaaaacggaGGGATGAAGGGATGAGGGAGTGTTCCATCTGTCTTGTGTTGATGGCGTTAAAAAGGCTAAAAACATGAAACGTGGTGTCCTACCTTCTTCCGCTCCTTCTCTCGACGTCTGCAGGCACACTGCTGCCTGGCTGGTCTtcctcccgccgccgccgcctcctcctcctcctcctcttcttcttcctcctcctcctcttgctgTGGTCACAAACCTGCTGTGCACTGCTCCCCCCCACCATTTTTAATGCCCCCTCCTTCCATATCATTTCCCCCTCTattatgtgtttttgtttgtttgttttggattttttacttttacgcattttgtgcatgcaacaacTGGATAAAAATGACATGGGCACCCTCACCCTGTcccaaatcaatcaataaatcagtgtatgtaaacacacacacacactttttcacaTGGTAATTATGGGTGTTACCATCTGGACTGTCATATATCTTCAGCTAGACACAAGCTgggaattgtttttatttgagcgAGCACATTTCATGGGTCATGTCTCTAATTCAAGGCTGGAACTctattgaaaatatattttgtttataCATAGATATTATATGTGAAGCATTGTGCTACTATATTTTTGATACCAAGGTTTTATCATAATATAAATTCTGTGTCGGTGGCCAAGTATGATGTCACATATTGTGAAAGTGCAATATAGCTCATTTGGAAAAGTAAGTATTGTCACGATAGCAATCGAATCTTTTTCGCATCTGCGGTTCAGTCTCGTTAGTCCCGGCAGCTCGATGCTGATTGGATTGCATCCCTCTTTTCCGGATGCTCAGACATCTCCGATGACTGCTCAAAATGGATATTGAGCACTCAGTCGAGCCTTCGTGACATATGATATAGATGCACCATTTTCTTCATCGAAATTGATATAAGAAATAACTCTGCAAGCAATATTTGAAGGCACATTTTGACACTAATTGTCATAACCGCGGTGCAATAAAAGGACGAAAAAGTAGATCGCCCTTTTTAGTGTTCACATTTAATCCAGCTGCATTTATAATAAATCTGAGGTTTGGGAACTGATCCACAAACATAAATAGTTACATTTAGTATGTCAGTATGACTTGGTGGCTGAGATTAGGTCAGATTTATTGGAGACATCATGCGGCTTTAGGAGTGGGTTCCGTGTTTAAGTACGTGCCACGGCAGATGCCATCCACAATCAGATGTGCATCTGCTCTGTACAACTTCTCCTCTTACAAGCAATAAACTAGAAAGTCTTTGTTATGCACCCAAAATGGAGGGGTTCTGAGCAATTATTTAGCAaccttgctttttaaaaaaaaactattacacGTATCCGCTTTTTTTGAATTAAGAGATGACTACTGTTTgaatttaaattatttattcagcTGATGTGcaattatttacaaaaaaactgtacacacttataaaacacaaagaaaagaaCAGCAGTATGATGACAAAAGTGATAGTTGGCACacgcaccacaaaaaaaaccccaacataaTTCCTATCAACATTCCAATATGGTTTAGAGTgatgaatacaattttaaaaaaaattaaaatccctTCACCAGCATTTAGAATGGGGGACCAGCCCTTATTTTGTCATTATGGATTCTTATTGTAATCATAATAAGCCACATTCAATAAACCATTGCTTGAACAGGGCATGTCGCACAATTCCAATTTCACAAAGGcgacaaggaaaacaaaaatcagcagTGACACCTACTGGCCACTGTTAGCATCGCTCGACTCTGCACAACCGTGCATCGTCACcctctttgatttaaaaataaaaataaaaagttttaaGCGTCCATCGAAAGGTGTTGGGAGAAGCTGTGTCAATTTTTCTTGTCGTCGCCTGGCAGGAAGTAGGGGTTCTCGCGGCCTTGGACCAGGTACGTGTAACGTGACGGATTTTTACTTGTGAAGGTCTTCATTCTGTCCGGGCTGAGATCGTACGA
This region of Hippocampus zosterae strain Florida chromosome 17, ASM2543408v3, whole genome shotgun sequence genomic DNA includes:
- the mpp3a gene encoding MAGUK p55 subfamily member 3 isoform X2, with the translated sequence MKEAMPVLTAGAGLHETLALLTSQLRPDANHKEDMVFLKDVFSERSLAYLMKIHERLRQYERQSPTPVLHSVSSLAEDVTDELQSRPMNTEERELLQLLTSPHLKALLSVHDTVAQKSFDPVLPPLPDDYDDDLEEESVKIVRLVKNKEPLGATIRRDEATGAVIVARIMRGGAADRSGLVHVGDELREVNGVSVVHKRPDEISQLLSQSQGSITLKIIPAIKEEDRLRESKVYLRALFDYIPLEDKATPCQEAGLPFKRGDILQVVTQDDPTWWQAKRVGDSNLRAGLVPSKHFQERRLAYRMKVGTLPNPKSPKTPSYDQACDKDDCDCEGYFNGQYIVSPKRNAVMPSCGQVFSWEFYSAGLRRSFRLSRKDRQGSSSDGSDPGDSEFLTYEEVTRYQQRPNERPRLVVLIGSLGARINELKQRVIAENPHRYAVAVPHTTRPKKPHEKEGVEYHFVTKQQFDTDVLNNKFIEHGEYKENQYGTSIEAIRSVQAKNKMCIVDVQPEALRRLRTAEFKPYVVFVKPRAPESRRRRTTATSPGGAEQGRITDEDLQEMRQSAIQMDQQYGHLVDRVLIKEDSASACTELRSILERLERDCFWVPLSWVRS
- the mpp3a gene encoding MAGUK p55 subfamily member 3 isoform X1 — encoded protein: MKEAMPVLTAGAGEMRPLMLSWPPRSYSLILFLVAVFLGLHETLALLTSQLRPDANHKEDMVFLKDVFSERSLAYLMKIHERLRQYERQSPTPVLHSVSSLAEDVTDELQSRPMNTEERELLQLLTSPHLKALLSVHDTVAQKSFDPVLPPLPDDYDDDLEEESVKIVRLVKNKEPLGATIRRDEATGAVIVARIMRGGAADRSGLVHVGDELREVNGVSVVHKRPDEISQLLSQSQGSITLKIIPAIKEEDRLRESKVYLRALFDYIPLEDKATPCQEAGLPFKRGDILQVVTQDDPTWWQAKRVGDSNLRAGLVPSKHFQERRLAYRMKVGTLPNPKSPKTPSYDQACDKDDCDCEGYFNGQYIVSPKRNAVMPSCGQVFSWEFYSAGLRRSFRLSRKDRQGSSSDGSDPGDSEFLTYEEVTRYQQRPNERPRLVVLIGSLGARINELKQRVIAENPHRYAVAVPHTTRPKKPHEKEGVEYHFVTKQQFDTDVLNNKFIEHGEYKENQYGTSIEAIRSVQAKNKMCIVDVQPEALRRLRTAEFKPYVVFVKPRAPESRRRRTTATSPGGAEQGRITDEDLQEMRQSAIQMDQQYGHLVDRVLIKEDSASACTELRSILERLERDCFWVPLSWVRS
- the mpp3a gene encoding MAGUK p55 subfamily member 3 isoform X3; the encoded protein is MKEAMPVLTAGAGLHETLALLTSQLRPDANHKEDMVFLKDVFSERSLAYLMKIHERLRQYERQSPTPVLHSVSSLAEDVTDELQSRPMNTEERELLQLLTSPHLKALLSVHDTVAQKSFDPVLPPLPDDYDDDLEEESVKIVRLVKNKEPLGATIRRDEATGAVIVARIMRGGAADRSGLVHVGDELREVNGVSVVHKRPDEISQLLSQSQGSITLKIIPAIKEEDRLRESKVYLRALFDYIPLEDKATPCQEAGLPFKRGDILQVVTQDDPTWWQAKRVGDSNLRAGLVPSKHFQERRLAYRMKVGTLPNPKSPKTPSYDQACDKDDCDCEGYFNGQYIAGLRRSFRLSRKDRQGSSSDGSDPGDSEFLTYEEVTRYQQRPNERPRLVVLIGSLGARINELKQRVIAENPHRYAVAVPHTTRPKKPHEKEGVEYHFVTKQQFDTDVLNNKFIEHGEYKENQYGTSIEAIRSVQAKNKMCIVDVQPEALRRLRTAEFKPYVVFVKPRAPESRRRRTTATSPGGAEQGRITDEDLQEMRQSAIQMDQQYGHLVDRVLIKEDSASACTELRSILERLERDCFWVPLSWVRS